A window of the Arthrobacter sp. Marseille-P9274 genome harbors these coding sequences:
- a CDS encoding alpha-ketoacid dehydrogenase subunit beta: MATMTIAKAITAGLRRALAEDPKTLLMGEDIGALGGVYRVTEGLQEEFGKDRVVDSPLAESGIIGTAIGLAMRGYRPICEIQFDGFVFPAFNQITTQLAKMHARTSGQISAPVVVRIPYGGGIGSIEHHSESPEALFAHTAGLRIITPSNAHDAYWMTQQAVTSNDPVIVFEPKRRYWLKGEVDTERAGLDAFRAAVLREGTDATAVAYGPLVPVALAAAQAAEEDGTSVEVIDLRSISPIDFDTVTASVQKTGRLIVAHEAPTFGGIGGEIAARVSERAFLSLEAPVLRVGGFHMPYPVAKVEEHYLPDIDRILEALDRSLAY, translated from the coding sequence ATGGCCACGATGACCATCGCCAAGGCGATTACCGCCGGGCTGCGCCGCGCCCTGGCCGAGGACCCGAAGACGCTGCTGATGGGCGAGGACATCGGCGCCCTCGGTGGGGTCTACCGCGTGACGGAAGGGCTGCAGGAGGAGTTCGGGAAGGACCGCGTCGTCGACAGCCCGCTCGCGGAGTCCGGCATCATCGGCACCGCCATCGGCCTTGCCATGCGCGGCTACCGCCCCATCTGCGAGATCCAGTTCGACGGATTCGTGTTCCCGGCCTTCAACCAGATCACCACCCAGCTGGCCAAGATGCACGCGCGCACCAGCGGGCAGATCTCGGCCCCCGTCGTCGTCCGCATTCCCTACGGCGGAGGGATCGGGTCCATCGAGCACCACTCGGAGTCCCCGGAGGCGCTCTTCGCGCACACCGCCGGCCTGCGGATCATCACGCCCTCCAACGCCCACGATGCGTACTGGATGACCCAGCAGGCGGTCACCTCGAATGATCCGGTCATCGTCTTCGAGCCCAAGCGCCGGTACTGGCTCAAGGGCGAGGTGGACACGGAGCGGGCCGGGCTGGACGCTTTCCGCGCCGCCGTCCTCCGCGAAGGCACGGACGCGACGGCCGTGGCCTACGGCCCCCTGGTGCCCGTGGCACTCGCCGCCGCGCAGGCCGCCGAGGAGGACGGCACCAGCGTCGAAGTGATCGACCTGCGCTCCATCTCGCCGATCGACTTCGACACGGTCACCGCCTCGGTGCAGAAGACCGGCCGGCTCATCGTCGCGCACGAGGCCCCGACCTTCGGCGGCATCGGCGGGGAAATCGCCGCACGGGTCAGCGAACGCGCCTTCCTGAGCCTGGAGGCCCCCGTGCTCCGCGTCGGCGGCTTCCACATGCCTTACCCGGTGGCCAAGGTCGAGGAGCACTACCTGCCGGACATCGACCGCATCCTCGAGGCCCTCGACCGTTCGCTCGCCTACTGA
- the pdhA gene encoding pyruvate dehydrogenase (acetyl-transferring) E1 component subunit alpha, whose product MGAEHLPTSEFEIAELEQSLTASDPADAPDMVQLLGADGVLQFDARFSPFAEHLDAEALRGLYRDMFLIRRFDQEATALQRQGQLALWPPLLGQEAAQIGSGRALLPQDYVFPTYREHGVALTRGLQLSSLLQLFRGITNGGWDPREKNFHIYTLVLAAQTLHAVGYAMGIQRDQEDAVSVAYFGDGASSEGDVHESMVFAASNQSPVVFFCQNNHWAISVPTEVQSRIPLSNRASGYGFPGIRVDGNDVVAVHAVTRWALEHARSGKGPVLIEAFTYRMSAHTTADDPTKYRLSSEEADWRQRDPLARLAQHLRGAGTGDRFFDEVAAEGEAMASAVRAEVLAMEGPEFEQSFDTVYADPHPLVAEELAWHRKYEAGFADTDRSGEGN is encoded by the coding sequence ATGGGCGCTGAGCACCTGCCCACCTCGGAATTCGAGATTGCGGAACTGGAGCAGTCCCTGACCGCCAGCGATCCCGCTGACGCGCCGGACATGGTGCAGCTGCTGGGCGCGGACGGCGTCCTGCAGTTCGACGCGCGCTTCAGCCCCTTCGCCGAGCACCTGGACGCTGAGGCGCTGCGCGGGCTGTACCGGGACATGTTCCTGATCCGCCGCTTCGACCAGGAGGCCACTGCGCTCCAGCGTCAGGGCCAGCTGGCCCTGTGGCCGCCGCTGCTCGGACAGGAGGCCGCGCAGATCGGCTCCGGCCGCGCGCTGCTGCCGCAGGACTACGTGTTCCCCACGTACCGGGAACACGGCGTCGCCCTCACCCGGGGCCTGCAGCTCTCCTCCCTGCTGCAGCTGTTCCGGGGCATCACCAACGGCGGCTGGGACCCCCGGGAGAAGAACTTCCACATCTACACGCTGGTGCTTGCTGCGCAGACGCTGCACGCCGTCGGCTACGCGATGGGAATCCAGCGGGACCAGGAGGACGCGGTCAGCGTCGCGTATTTCGGTGACGGCGCCAGCTCCGAGGGCGATGTCCACGAATCCATGGTGTTCGCGGCCTCCAATCAGTCCCCGGTGGTTTTCTTCTGCCAGAACAACCACTGGGCGATCTCGGTGCCCACCGAAGTCCAGTCGAGGATCCCGCTGTCCAACCGCGCCAGTGGCTACGGCTTCCCCGGCATCCGCGTGGACGGCAATGATGTGGTGGCGGTTCACGCCGTCACCCGCTGGGCCCTCGAGCACGCCCGCTCCGGGAAGGGGCCGGTGCTGATCGAAGCCTTTACCTACCGGATGAGCGCACATACGACGGCGGACGATCCCACCAAGTACCGGCTGTCCTCCGAAGAGGCGGACTGGCGGCAGCGGGATCCGCTGGCCCGGCTGGCGCAGCACCTGCGCGGCGCCGGCACCGGGGACAGGTTCTTTGACGAGGTGGCAGCGGAGGGCGAGGCCATGGCCTCCGCGGTCCGCGCCGAGGTGCTCGCCATGGAGGGACCGGAGTTCGAGCAGAGCTTCGACACGGTCTACGCGGACCCGCATCCGCTGGTCGCCGAGGAACTGGCCTGGCACCGGAAATACGAGGCGGGCTTCGCCGACACCGACCGCTCGGGGGAGGGCAACTAA
- a CDS encoding histidinol-phosphate transaminase, whose translation MTSARNFTDDAAVQEDPRAAAVAPRPVVAQLPKYAAGKPPAVIEGLQPYKLSSNENPLPPLPEVLAAINSQHNIQRYPDPLSTALRTELGRFLDVPAEDIVTGAGSLGALVQILQTFAGRNPDGTADEVVYAWRSFEAYPIMVGLAGAESVQVPNRADGAHDLEAMAAAITERTRVVLLCTPNNPTGPALTTAQVEAFLAKVPSDVVVVIDEAYTEFVRDPEAVDGIRLYRNYPNLIVLRTFSKAHGLANLRVGYSVANQSLTQHLRVAATPFAVSSLAEDAAIASLKHYDKVVERVQSLVDERERVVAGLTDLGWKIPETQANFVWLPLGADSQDFAQFAGTQALSVRAFPGEGVRVTVGEVEANTRFLALCANYTKGPGVS comes from the coding sequence ATGACTTCTGCAAGGAACTTCACCGATGACGCTGCGGTCCAGGAAGATCCCCGCGCCGCCGCCGTCGCTCCCCGCCCCGTGGTTGCCCAGCTGCCCAAGTATGCCGCAGGGAAGCCGCCCGCCGTGATCGAGGGGCTCCAGCCCTACAAGCTCTCGTCCAACGAGAACCCGCTGCCGCCGCTGCCGGAGGTGCTGGCCGCGATCAACTCCCAGCACAACATCCAGCGTTACCCGGACCCGTTGAGCACCGCGCTGCGCACCGAACTGGGCCGCTTCCTGGACGTGCCGGCGGAGGATATCGTCACGGGTGCCGGCAGCCTGGGTGCGCTGGTGCAGATCCTGCAGACCTTCGCCGGGCGGAATCCGGACGGCACCGCGGACGAGGTTGTCTACGCGTGGCGGTCCTTCGAGGCCTACCCCATCATGGTGGGACTGGCCGGCGCGGAAAGCGTGCAGGTGCCCAACCGGGCGGACGGCGCCCACGACCTGGAGGCGATGGCGGCCGCCATCACCGAACGGACCCGCGTCGTCCTGCTGTGCACCCCGAACAACCCGACCGGTCCGGCGCTGACCACGGCCCAGGTGGAGGCCTTCCTCGCGAAGGTTCCCTCCGACGTCGTTGTGGTGATCGACGAGGCGTACACCGAATTCGTGCGCGACCCCGAGGCGGTCGACGGCATCCGGCTCTATCGCAACTACCCGAACCTCATCGTGCTGCGGACCTTCTCCAAGGCCCACGGGCTGGCGAACCTGCGCGTCGGCTACTCCGTGGCCAACCAGAGCCTGACCCAGCACCTCCGGGTCGCCGCCACCCCGTTCGCTGTATCCAGCCTGGCTGAGGACGCCGCCATCGCCTCGCTCAAGCACTACGACAAGGTTGTGGAAAGGGTGCAAAGCCTGGTGGACGAGCGGGAGCGGGTCGTCGCCGGACTGACAGATCTTGGCTGGAAGATCCCGGAGACCCAGGCGAACTTCGTTTGGCTGCCGCTGGGGGCGGATTCGCAGGACTTTGCGCAGTTCGCAGGGACGCAGGCCCTCTCGGTGCGCGCATTCCCGGGCGAGGGAGTGCGCGTCACCGTCGGCGAGGTCGAGGCCAACACCCGGTTCCTGGCGCTGTGCGCGAACTACACAAAGGGCCCCGGCGTTTCCTGA
- a CDS encoding phage holin family protein yields MGKFIVRVLINGLALWVASWLLPGIFMETTSTAAAAGGNETVGVVLAFLFIGLIFGLVNAIVRPIVSLLSLPVTILTLGLFTIIINALMLMLTAWLSGFTPVHFVIDSFFWTAVLGSLIISVVSLIAGLITNTR; encoded by the coding sequence ATGGGAAAGTTCATCGTGCGTGTCCTGATCAACGGCCTCGCGCTGTGGGTGGCCAGCTGGCTGCTGCCCGGCATCTTCATGGAGACCACGTCGACGGCCGCAGCCGCAGGCGGAAACGAAACGGTCGGCGTCGTGCTGGCCTTCCTGTTCATCGGGCTGATCTTCGGGCTGGTCAACGCCATCGTGCGCCCGATCGTGAGCCTGCTGTCGCTGCCGGTGACCATACTGACCCTCGGCCTGTTCACGATCATCATCAACGCGCTGATGCTGATGCTCACGGCCTGGCTCTCCGGCTTCACCCCGGTGCACTTCGTGATCGACTCGTTCTTCTGGACCGCCGTGCTCGGCTCGCTCATCATCAGCGTCGTCTCGCTGATTGCCGGCTTGATCACCAACACGCGCTGA
- a CDS encoding MFS transporter: protein MRTGPAGAPAAAASRLRIRPGRWVDGWDPEDKQLWETEGRALATVNLRWSIFCEFLGFVVWQLWSIMAVQLPAAGFDFSTSQIFWLISIPSLVGATLRIPYTFMVPRFGGRNWTVVSALLLLVPSIGLALCVANPQTPFAVMLLVAGLAGFGGGNFASSMANITYFYPAAEKGYALGLNAAGGNLGAAVAQLVVPLAITLGAAASVNLPLGGLIWVPLILVAAWGARKYMHNLSHAKGDLAGSVAALREPHLWIMALLYIGTFGSFIGFSGVFPKLINDMFPAFSSFAVGTAALSLAFLGPLVGSLTRPLGGKLADRFGGARMTVAAFATMAVIALAVVWTLPLGNFWLFLSLFLALFTASGFGNGATYRMIPRIFAIRGHQLAGVRGSGKVDSQRKSSAALGLISAIGAYGGFVIPQVLSASHAAGGNYNGAFYGFVAAYVLMLAVTWFCYLRPGSVMAKGGV, encoded by the coding sequence CTGAGGACCGGCCCGGCCGGCGCACCTGCCGCCGCGGCTTCCCGGCTGCGGATCCGGCCCGGGCGCTGGGTGGACGGCTGGGACCCGGAAGACAAGCAGCTCTGGGAAACCGAGGGCCGTGCCCTGGCCACGGTCAACCTGCGCTGGTCCATCTTCTGCGAGTTCCTCGGCTTCGTGGTCTGGCAGCTCTGGTCCATCATGGCCGTGCAGTTGCCGGCGGCAGGCTTCGACTTCAGCACGTCGCAGATCTTCTGGCTGATCTCGATCCCCAGCCTGGTCGGGGCGACGCTGCGGATCCCGTACACCTTCATGGTCCCGCGCTTCGGCGGCCGGAACTGGACCGTCGTGTCGGCGCTGCTGCTGCTGGTCCCCTCGATCGGGCTGGCGCTGTGCGTGGCCAATCCGCAGACGCCGTTCGCCGTGATGTTGCTGGTGGCGGGCCTTGCCGGGTTCGGTGGCGGCAACTTCGCCAGCTCGATGGCCAACATCACTTACTTCTACCCCGCCGCGGAGAAGGGCTACGCGCTGGGCCTCAACGCGGCCGGCGGCAACCTCGGCGCCGCGGTGGCGCAACTGGTAGTCCCGCTGGCGATCACGCTGGGCGCCGCCGCCTCCGTGAACCTGCCGCTGGGCGGGCTGATCTGGGTGCCGCTGATCCTGGTGGCCGCGTGGGGCGCCCGGAAGTACATGCACAACCTCTCGCATGCCAAGGGCGACCTGGCCGGCTCGGTCGCGGCGCTGCGCGAGCCGCATCTGTGGATTATGGCCCTGCTGTACATCGGCACCTTCGGGTCCTTCATCGGGTTCTCGGGCGTCTTCCCGAAGCTGATCAATGACATGTTCCCCGCGTTCTCCTCCTTCGCGGTGGGCACGGCGGCGCTATCGCTGGCCTTCCTGGGCCCGCTGGTCGGCTCGCTGACCCGTCCGCTCGGCGGAAAGCTGGCGGACCGGTTCGGCGGCGCAAGGATGACGGTGGCGGCGTTCGCGACGATGGCGGTGATCGCCCTGGCCGTGGTCTGGACCCTGCCGCTGGGCAACTTCTGGCTGTTCCTGTCGCTGTTCCTCGCGCTGTTCACGGCCAGCGGGTTCGGCAACGGCGCGACCTACCGGATGATCCCGAGGATCTTCGCGATCCGCGGGCACCAGCTGGCCGGTGTGCGGGGCAGCGGCAAGGTGGACAGCCAGCGCAAGTCTTCCGCGGCGCTCGGTTTGATCTCCGCCATCGGCGCCTACGGCGGCTTCGTGATTCCCCAGGTGCTCAGCGCCTCGCACGCAGCCGGGGGCAATTACAACGGGGCGTTCTACGGGTTCGTGGCGGCCTACGTGCTGATGCTCGCGGTGACCTGGTTCTGCTACCTGCGGCCGGGATCCGTCATGGCCAAGGGCGGCGTCTGA
- a CDS encoding molybdopterin oxidoreductase family protein, with the protein MGTATHCPYCALQCAMRLSPAGGSANDGGMAASAGRSGVPASAHDGGMAASAGKPGLAVAGRDFPTNRGGLCRKGWSSSTLLNSPERLTAPLLRGDDGSFRPIGWEEALDLAAGAVRSTQAMHGQDAVGVFGSGGLTNEKAYQLGKFARLALRTSRIDYNGRFCMSSAAAAGNRAFGLDRGLPFPLEDLDGAGTIMLLGSNVADTMPPFVQHLQGARDAGGLIVVDPRRSATAALTGSGAGLHLAPTPGTDMVLLMGIAHVVLQEGLADTDYIARRTSGFEELRRSLNRWWPARVQEVTGVPVALIRETAHRLAGGVRQAAAGNGTGGTYILTGRGVEQHVDGTDTATAAINLALLLGLPGSAHSGYGTLTGQGNGQGGREHGQKADQLPGYRKITDRAAREHVAAVWGVQPEDLPGPGVPAVEMLMSLGRPGGVRCLFVHGSNVAVSAPDANAVIAGLQRLDFLVVADFFMSETAAEADLVLPVLQWAEEEGTMTNLEGRVLRRRAAIEPPAGARSELWIMSELARRLGAPSDFSTDPETVFDELARASEGGPADYSGLSYPLLDSGAAAYWPYPAGSAGTRRLFGDAFAHADGRARLIAVAPAAPPDELHRPGELILATGRLLEHYQSGTQTRRVTELAAAQPELALQIHPVTAHRLGIEAGDRLAIGNGRGSVTGVADLTQDIRPDTVFLPFHFPGGQSANRLTPAATDPVSGMPEFKTSSVSVRVLEKAGAL; encoded by the coding sequence ATGGGCACCGCGACGCACTGCCCGTACTGCGCGCTGCAGTGCGCCATGCGCCTGTCGCCCGCCGGCGGTTCCGCTAACGACGGCGGGATGGCGGCTTCCGCGGGCAGGTCCGGGGTGCCGGCTTCCGCGCACGACGGCGGGATGGCGGCTTCCGCGGGCAAGCCCGGGCTGGCGGTGGCCGGGCGGGATTTCCCGACCAACCGAGGCGGCCTGTGCCGCAAGGGCTGGTCGTCCAGTACGCTGCTGAATTCGCCGGAGCGCCTGACCGCTCCCCTGCTGCGCGGTGACGACGGGAGCTTCCGGCCGATCGGCTGGGAAGAGGCGCTCGACCTCGCCGCCGGTGCCGTCCGCAGCACCCAGGCGATGCACGGGCAGGATGCGGTGGGCGTGTTCGGCAGCGGCGGCCTCACGAATGAGAAGGCGTACCAGCTCGGAAAGTTCGCGCGGCTGGCGCTGCGGACCTCGCGGATCGACTACAATGGCCGGTTCTGCATGTCGTCGGCGGCAGCCGCGGGGAACCGGGCCTTCGGCCTGGACCGCGGCCTGCCTTTTCCGCTGGAGGATCTGGACGGCGCGGGCACCATCATGCTGCTGGGCTCCAACGTTGCCGACACCATGCCGCCTTTCGTGCAGCATCTCCAGGGCGCCCGCGATGCCGGCGGCCTGATCGTGGTCGATCCGCGGCGCTCCGCCACGGCCGCGCTGACCGGCTCCGGGGCCGGGCTGCACCTGGCTCCGACACCGGGAACCGACATGGTCCTGCTGATGGGCATCGCGCACGTGGTGCTGCAGGAAGGGCTCGCCGACACGGACTACATCGCCCGGCGCACCTCCGGCTTCGAGGAGCTGCGCCGCAGCCTCAACCGCTGGTGGCCCGCCCGGGTGCAGGAGGTCACCGGAGTGCCGGTCGCGCTGATCCGCGAGACGGCGCACCGGTTGGCCGGTGGTGTGCGCCAAGCCGCCGCGGGGAACGGGACCGGGGGAACCTACATCCTGACCGGGCGCGGGGTGGAGCAGCACGTCGACGGCACCGACACTGCCACGGCCGCCATCAACCTGGCCCTACTGCTCGGGCTGCCCGGCAGCGCCCACAGCGGCTACGGAACGCTCACCGGGCAGGGCAACGGCCAGGGCGGACGGGAGCACGGCCAGAAGGCGGACCAGCTGCCCGGTTACCGCAAGATCACGGATCGGGCGGCCCGCGAGCATGTCGCCGCGGTCTGGGGTGTCCAGCCCGAGGACCTGCCCGGCCCGGGCGTTCCCGCCGTCGAGATGCTGATGTCGCTCGGGCGGCCCGGCGGTGTCCGCTGCCTCTTTGTCCATGGTTCCAACGTGGCCGTTTCCGCCCCCGATGCCAACGCGGTGATCGCCGGCCTGCAGCGGTTGGACTTCCTCGTGGTTGCCGACTTCTTCATGTCGGAGACCGCCGCCGAAGCGGACCTGGTCCTGCCGGTCCTGCAGTGGGCCGAGGAAGAGGGCACGATGACGAACCTCGAGGGCCGGGTGCTGCGGCGCCGCGCCGCCATCGAGCCGCCAGCAGGCGCCCGCTCCGAGTTGTGGATCATGTCCGAACTGGCGCGGCGGCTGGGGGCGCCCTCGGACTTCAGCACCGATCCCGAAACCGTCTTCGACGAGCTTGCCCGGGCGTCTGAGGGCGGGCCGGCCGACTACTCCGGCCTCAGCTACCCCCTGCTGGACTCCGGCGCCGCAGCCTACTGGCCTTACCCGGCAGGCTCGGCCGGTACCCGGAGGCTGTTCGGGGACGCCTTCGCCCATGCGGACGGACGTGCCCGGCTGATCGCAGTGGCTCCGGCCGCGCCGCCGGACGAGCTGCACCGGCCGGGCGAGCTGATCCTTGCCACCGGGCGCCTGCTGGAGCATTACCAGTCCGGCACCCAAACGCGGCGGGTCACTGAGCTGGCCGCCGCGCAGCCCGAGCTCGCGCTGCAGATCCATCCGGTGACCGCGCACCGGCTGGGCATCGAGGCCGGAGACCGGCTCGCGATCGGCAACGGGCGCGGTTCGGTCACCGGCGTGGCCGACCTTACCCAGGACATCCGCCCGGACACTGTCTTCCTGCCCTTCCACTTCCCCGGCGGCCAGAGCGCCAACCGGCTCACCCCCGCCGCCACCGATCCGGTCTCCGGCATGCCCGAATTCAAAACCAGCTCCGTGAGCGTACGCGTGCTGGAGAAAGCGGGTGCACTGTGA